From Cellulomonas oligotrophica, a single genomic window includes:
- a CDS encoding M14 family zinc carboxypeptidase — translation MSSTDQHRVGSLEDVLERAHRVGPLHDFPTVDQLVASFDALADRHPDLVRRTRIGTSRLDEPIWMYSIGDGPRRHLMFAGVHPNEPIGFRTLQHLAEQLCTDPDLRAAHDATWHLVPCIDPDGTRLNEGWYAEPADRVHYARGFYRPAPDEQVEWTFPFAWKDLWFDRVMPETLALMRVIDEVRPQLMVSLHNAEMGGVYYYVSSTVPGLVDALHAVPASFGLPLETGEPESPALTQVAPAVFLTGSVADEYAYLETLGVDPGPLMSGDSSSAYAARHGTFSLVAELPYWSHPAAGDDTPTTAVYADVLRTKADGLAATAAALGEILDDASAAATIRSPFLRASQAFVPFLGRNAEHERTRADLPGCDRPATVAEVFGNEDVVRCFRLRYGGMLLRALEAEVAAGVATARTCAAHGRMLRLWEEWTAEAAAVQGLQVLPVEHLVGVQLGATFAASFALAARDGAEGRP, via the coding sequence ATGAGCTCCACCGACCAGCACCGGGTGGGCTCGCTCGAGGACGTCCTCGAGCGGGCCCACCGGGTGGGCCCCCTGCACGACTTCCCGACGGTCGACCAGCTCGTCGCCTCGTTCGACGCGCTCGCCGACCGGCACCCCGACCTGGTGCGGCGCACCCGCATCGGCACCTCCCGGCTCGACGAGCCGATCTGGATGTACTCGATCGGCGACGGCCCGCGCCGGCACCTGATGTTCGCCGGCGTGCACCCCAACGAGCCCATCGGGTTCCGCACCCTGCAGCACCTGGCCGAGCAGCTGTGCACCGACCCCGACCTGCGGGCCGCGCACGACGCGACGTGGCACCTGGTGCCGTGCATCGACCCCGACGGCACCCGCCTCAACGAGGGCTGGTACGCCGAGCCGGCGGACCGCGTGCACTACGCGCGGGGCTTCTACCGGCCCGCGCCGGACGAGCAGGTCGAGTGGACGTTCCCGTTCGCGTGGAAGGACCTGTGGTTCGACCGGGTCATGCCCGAGACGCTCGCGCTCATGCGGGTCATCGACGAGGTCCGCCCCCAGCTCATGGTGTCGCTGCACAACGCGGAGATGGGCGGCGTCTACTACTACGTCAGCTCCACGGTGCCCGGGCTCGTCGACGCCCTGCACGCCGTGCCCGCGTCGTTCGGCCTGCCGCTGGAGACCGGCGAGCCGGAGTCCCCCGCGCTGACGCAGGTCGCACCCGCGGTGTTCCTCACCGGGTCCGTGGCCGACGAGTACGCCTACCTCGAGACGCTCGGCGTCGACCCCGGCCCGCTCATGTCGGGCGACTCGTCCAGCGCCTACGCGGCCCGGCACGGCACGTTCAGCCTCGTCGCGGAGCTGCCGTACTGGTCGCACCCCGCGGCCGGGGACGACACCCCGACGACCGCCGTGTACGCCGACGTGCTGCGCACCAAGGCCGACGGCCTCGCCGCGACCGCCGCCGCGCTCGGCGAGATCCTCGACGACGCGAGCGCCGCGGCGACGATCCGCTCGCCGTTCCTGCGGGCGTCGCAGGCGTTCGTGCCGTTCCTCGGCCGCAACGCCGAGCACGAGCGCACCCGGGCCGACCTGCCCGGGTGCGACCGGCCCGCGACCGTCGCGGAGGTCTTCGGCAACGAGGACGTCGTGCGGTGCTTCCGGCTGCGGTACGGCGGCATGCTGCTGCGCGCGCTCGAGGCGGAGGTCGCGGCCGGCGTCGCCACGGCACGCACCTGCGCCGCGCACGGGCGGATGCTCCGGCTGTGGGAGGAGTGGACCGCGGAGGCCGCCGCCGTGCAGGGCCTGCAGGTCCTGCCCGTCGAGCACCTCGTCGGCGT